One window from the genome of Antricoccus suffuscus encodes:
- a CDS encoding ABC transporter permease yields the protein MTTLIAEPTATVAIDRVAQTKPHVTLRETFSQIMTMAWRATKKMRRNPEQFFDVTVQPLLFTAMFAYIFGGAISGDVQSYLPLIIPGILAQTALTSSMATGVQLREDMDKGVFDRFKSLPIARIAPLAGPMVADLLRYALATTLTFVMGFIMGYRPGGGVLGVLAGGLLVVITGWSLAWVFTWVGTIARSAQSVQGISMMIMFPLTFLSNAFVPVSSLPGWLAAFVKVNPVSHVVTAVRDLANTGTVTGQVGWALVGCAAMVAIFAPLSLRSYQRKM from the coding sequence ATGACTACCCTCATCGCCGAACCAACCGCGACGGTCGCGATCGACCGCGTCGCCCAAACCAAACCCCATGTCACACTGCGCGAGACGTTCAGCCAAATAATGACCATGGCCTGGCGGGCCACGAAGAAGATGCGCCGCAACCCGGAGCAGTTCTTCGACGTCACCGTCCAGCCGCTGCTGTTTACCGCGATGTTCGCCTACATCTTCGGTGGCGCGATCAGTGGTGACGTGCAGAGCTACCTGCCGCTGATCATCCCGGGCATCCTCGCGCAGACCGCGCTCACCTCGTCCATGGCCACCGGCGTACAACTACGCGAGGACATGGACAAGGGAGTCTTCGACCGGTTCAAGTCACTGCCGATCGCGCGGATAGCGCCGCTGGCCGGGCCGATGGTCGCGGACCTGCTGCGCTACGCGCTCGCGACCACGCTCACTTTCGTGATGGGCTTCATCATGGGTTATCGCCCCGGCGGCGGCGTGCTCGGCGTCCTCGCCGGCGGTCTGCTGGTCGTCATCACCGGCTGGTCGCTCGCCTGGGTCTTCACCTGGGTCGGCACGATCGCCCGCTCCGCCCAAAGCGTCCAGGGCATCTCGATGATGATCATGTTCCCGCTGACGTTCCTGTCCAACGCGTTCGTGCCAGTGAGCTCGCTGCCTGGTTGGCTGGCCGCCTTCGTCAAGGTCAACCCCGTCTCGCACGTCGTAACTGCCGTGCGCGACTTGGCCAACACCGGCACCGTGACCGGTCAGGTTGGGTGGGCATTGGTGGGATGCGCTGCGATGGTGGCGATCTTCGCGCCGCTGTCCTTGCGTAGCTATCAGCGCAAGATGTAG
- a CDS encoding glutathione S-transferase family protein, whose translation MSDTKEFKRDSNYISDRITVDGRDGWPVEPGRYRLVVARACPWANRAVMVRRLLGLENVISMGMCGPTHDERSWTFDLDPGGKDPVLGIERLQQAFFARDPDYPRGITVPAMVDVPTGKVVTNDFAQMTLDFGSEWREFQRKGAPDLYPEALRAEMDEVMQRVFTEVNNGVYRCGFAGSQDAYEAAYDRLFDTLEWLEKRLATRRYLMGESITEADVRLWSTLARFDAVYHGHFKCNRQKLTEMPVLWAYARDLFQTPGFGDTIDFPQIKEHYYVVHTNVNPTQIIPKGPDLAGWITPHGRESLGGRPFGDGTPPGPVPEGERVPADHTPLTNGSAANAQPVASFVTNPDGSTRPWDGS comes from the coding sequence ATGAGCGACACCAAAGAGTTCAAGCGGGACAGCAACTACATCAGCGACCGGATTACGGTCGACGGTCGGGACGGATGGCCGGTCGAGCCAGGTCGCTACCGGCTGGTCGTCGCGCGCGCCTGCCCCTGGGCCAATCGCGCGGTGATGGTACGTCGACTGCTCGGGCTCGAAAACGTGATCAGCATGGGCATGTGCGGGCCGACCCACGACGAGCGGAGCTGGACGTTCGACCTCGACCCAGGCGGCAAAGACCCGGTCCTCGGCATCGAACGGTTGCAGCAGGCGTTCTTCGCCCGCGACCCTGACTACCCGCGTGGGATCACGGTCCCGGCCATGGTCGACGTACCCACCGGCAAGGTCGTGACCAACGACTTCGCGCAGATGACGCTCGACTTCGGCTCGGAATGGCGTGAGTTCCAGCGGAAGGGGGCGCCCGACCTCTATCCCGAGGCGCTGCGCGCCGAGATGGACGAGGTGATGCAGCGGGTCTTCACCGAGGTCAACAACGGCGTCTACCGCTGCGGTTTCGCTGGCTCGCAGGACGCGTACGAAGCGGCGTACGACCGGCTGTTCGACACGCTGGAGTGGCTCGAAAAGCGCCTCGCGACCCGGCGCTACCTGATGGGCGAGTCGATCACCGAGGCCGACGTACGGCTATGGTCGACGCTCGCCCGGTTCGATGCGGTCTATCACGGGCACTTCAAGTGCAACCGCCAGAAACTCACCGAGATGCCGGTCCTCTGGGCCTACGCCCGCGACTTGTTCCAGACGCCCGGCTTCGGCGACACGATCGACTTCCCGCAGATCAAAGAGCACTACTACGTCGTACACACCAACGTGAACCCGACGCAGATCATCCCGAAAGGCCCCGACCTCGCCGGCTGGATCACGCCACATGGGCGCGAGTCGCTTGGCGGGCGACCGTTCGGGGACGGTACGCCGCCCGGCCCGGTCCCCGAGGGCGAGCGAGTTCCCGCCGACCACACCCCGCTGACCAACGGATCGGCGGCGAACGCGCAGCCGGTCGCCTCCTTCGTCACCAATCCGGACGGTTCCACTCGGCCGTGGGACGGCAGCTGA
- a CDS encoding class I SAM-dependent methyltransferase, producing MDDATPKTRFEISRTGDSLEDYAQRFIGGYESGEDLYGEARFVDAMAKRGSRVLDAGCGTGRMAGQLSKLGHDAIGVDRSARLLEVARKYFADTTYVEADLLTVSGQELGGGKFDIIAAAGNVVPCLAPDTERDVLANLVSLLVPDGRLVLGFKTDREYSLAQLDADSHALSLTEVARFSDWQLGKWYDESGWISVILQAG from the coding sequence ATGGACGACGCGACGCCGAAGACCAGATTCGAAATCAGCCGCACCGGGGACAGCCTCGAGGACTACGCACAGCGGTTCATCGGCGGCTACGAATCGGGCGAGGACCTGTACGGCGAAGCCCGGTTTGTCGACGCGATGGCGAAGCGTGGCTCGCGGGTCCTCGACGCGGGTTGCGGCACCGGGCGGATGGCCGGTCAGCTCTCGAAGCTCGGTCATGATGCGATAGGGGTGGACCGCAGCGCCCGGCTTCTGGAGGTTGCGCGGAAGTACTTCGCGGACACGACGTACGTCGAAGCGGACCTGCTGACCGTCAGCGGCCAGGAACTCGGCGGCGGGAAGTTTGACATCATCGCGGCCGCCGGCAACGTCGTACCGTGCCTGGCACCGGACACCGAACGCGACGTGCTCGCCAACCTCGTCTCGCTGTTGGTCCCGGACGGCCGGCTCGTGCTCGGTTTCAAGACCGATCGCGAATACTCATTGGCTCAGCTCGATGCGGACAGCCACGCGCTCAGTCTGACGGAGGTGGCGCGATTCAGCGATTGGCAACTGGGCAAGTGGTACGACGAGTCCGGCTGGATCAGCGTCATTCTGCAAGCAGGCTAG
- a CDS encoding ATP-binding cassette domain-containing protein: MTTDTMTPLPAVTRPGTETAVLTEGLVKTFGDNRAVDHIDLQVNAGEIFGVLGPNGAGKTTVLSMLATLLKIDSGKAEIFGVDVRRQPHVVRQLVGVTGQYASVDENLTAIENLWMFGRLQGLSSAASRRTANELLGQFGLEEAAKRPISQFSGGMRRRLDLAASLITRPPLIFLDEPTTGLDPRTRGQMWVTIRELVKGGSTVLLTTQYLDEADQLAGRIAVIDKGKKVAEGTPDELKTSVGSSTLQVVLSNPDEIAAAMDLVRRLLSEDPVLSPENARINVALDNADQAADVLIGLRSSNISIASVNVQKPSLDEVFLALTGHDTAEPTDAGSTVADNTGSHNAGSHNTQEVNR; this comes from the coding sequence ATGACTACAGACACCATGACCCCGCTGCCCGCCGTGACCCGGCCGGGGACCGAGACCGCCGTTCTCACTGAGGGCCTCGTCAAGACTTTCGGCGACAACCGCGCGGTCGACCACATCGACCTGCAGGTAAATGCCGGCGAGATCTTCGGCGTCCTCGGACCCAACGGCGCAGGCAAGACCACCGTGCTGAGCATGCTCGCGACCCTGCTCAAGATTGACAGCGGCAAGGCCGAGATCTTCGGCGTCGACGTACGCCGCCAGCCCCATGTCGTGCGTCAGCTCGTCGGAGTGACCGGGCAGTATGCCTCGGTCGACGAAAACCTCACCGCGATCGAGAACCTCTGGATGTTCGGGCGGCTGCAAGGCCTCAGCTCGGCAGCGTCGCGTCGTACGGCGAACGAGCTGCTCGGCCAGTTCGGACTCGAAGAGGCGGCCAAGCGGCCGATCTCGCAGTTCTCCGGTGGCATGCGCCGCCGTCTCGACCTCGCGGCCAGCCTCATCACCCGGCCACCGCTGATCTTCCTCGACGAGCCGACAACCGGACTCGACCCTCGCACCCGCGGGCAGATGTGGGTCACCATCCGTGAGCTCGTGAAAGGCGGCTCCACGGTCCTGCTGACGACGCAGTACCTCGACGAGGCCGACCAGCTCGCCGGGCGGATCGCGGTGATCGACAAGGGTAAGAAGGTCGCCGAGGGCACCCCCGACGAACTCAAGACCTCGGTCGGCTCCTCGACGTTGCAGGTGGTGCTCTCTAACCCTGACGAGATCGCCGCCGCGATGGACCTCGTACGTCGGCTACTTAGCGAAGACCCCGTACTTAGTCCCGAAAACGCGCGCATCAACGTCGCTCTCGACAACGCCGACCAAGCGGCCGACGTACTCATCGGGCTGCGCAGCTCCAACATTTCGATCGCGTCGGTCAACGTGCAGAAACCCAGCCTCGACGAGGTGTTCCTTGCGCTGACCGGTCACGACACCGCCGAGCCCACAGACGCCGGCAGCACCGTCGCCGATAACACCGGCTCCCATAACGCCGGCTCCCATAACACCCAGGAGGTGAACCGATGA